One genomic region from Bubalus bubalis isolate 160015118507 breed Murrah chromosome 24, NDDB_SH_1, whole genome shotgun sequence encodes:
- the GNB2 gene encoding guanine nucleotide-binding protein G(I)/G(S)/G(T) subunit beta-2 — protein MSELEQLRQEAEQLRNQIRDARKACGDSTLTQITAGLDPVGRIQMRTRRTLRGHLAKIYAMHWGTDSRLLVSASQDGKLIIWDSYTTNKVHAIPLRSSWVMTCAYAPSGNFVACGGLDNICSIYSLKTREGNVRVSRELPGHTGYLSCCRFLDDNQIITSSGDTTCALWDIETGQQTVGFAGHSGDVMSLSLAPDGRTFVSGACDASIKLWDVRDSMCRQTFIGHESDINAVAFFPNGYAFTTGSDDATCRLFDLRADQELLMYSHDNIICGITSVAFSRSGRLLLAGYDDFNCNIWDAMKGDRAGVLAGHDNRVSCLGVTDDGMAVATGSWDSFLKIWN, from the exons ATGAGTGAGCTGGAGCAACTGAGACAGGAGGCTGAGCAGCTCCGGAACCAGATCCGG GATGCCCGAAAAGCATGTGGGGATTCAACACTGACCCAG ATCACAGCTGGGCTGGACCCAGTGGGGAGAATCCAGATGAGGACACGGAGGACCCTCCGTGGGCACCTGGCCAAAATCTATGCCATGCACTGGGGGACAGACTCAAG GCTGCTGGTCAGCGCCTCCCAGGATGGCAAGCTCATCATCTGGGACAGCTACACCACCAACAAG GTCCACGCCATCCCGCTGCGCTCCTCCTGGGTCATGACCTGTGCCTACGCGCCCTCAGGGAACTTCGTGGCCTGTGGGGGACTGGACAACATCTGCTCCATCTACAGCCTCAAGACCCGTGAGGGCAACGTCAGGGTCAGCCGGGAGCTGCCTGGCCACACCG GGTACCTGTCGTGCTGCCGCTTTCTGGATGACAACCAAATCATCACCAGCTCTGGGGACACCACCTG TGCCCTGTGGGACATTGAGACCGGCCAGCAGACGGTGGGCTTCGCTGGACACAGTGGTGATGTGATGTCCCTGTCCCTGGCCCCTGATGGCCGCACCTTTGTGTCAGGCGCCTGCGACGCCTCCATCAAGCTGTGGGACGTGCGGGACTCCATGTGCCGACAGACCTTCATCGGCCACGAATCCGACATCAACGCCGTGGCT TTCTTCCCCAATGGCTACGCCTTCACCACGGGCTCTGATGACGCCACATGCCGCCTCTTTGACTTGCGGGCCGACCAGGAGCTCCTCATGTATTCGCACGACAACATCATCTGCGGCATCACCTCTGTTGCCTTCTCGCGCAGCGGCAGGCTGCTGCTCGCGGGCTACGACGACTTCAACTGCAACATCTGGGATGCCATGAAGGGCGACCGTGCAG GTGTCCTCGCGGGCCATGACAACCGTGTGAGCTGCCTCGGGGTCACTGACGATGGCATGGCTGTGGCCACAGGTTCCTGGGACTCCTTCCTCAAGATCTGGAACTAA